The Lycium ferocissimum isolate CSIRO_LF1 chromosome 10, AGI_CSIRO_Lferr_CH_V1, whole genome shotgun sequence genome window below encodes:
- the LOC132033212 gene encoding uncharacterized protein LOC132033212, whose product MNWVQRKIYLYNVTFGLYMLDWWERCLFNILVLVLLWFMAYNTFRYASDLFNRQLW is encoded by the exons ATGAATTGGGTTCAAAGGAAAATATATTTGTACAATGTCACTTTTGGATTGTACATGCTCGACTGGTGGGAACGTTGTCTCTTCA ATATCTTGGTGCTTGTTTTGCTATGGTTTATGGCTTACAATACGTTTCGATATGCTTCCGACCTCTTCAATAG GCAACTGTGGTGA
- the LOC132033210 gene encoding protein RADIALIS-like 3, whose protein sequence is MASWTARQNKKFEEALALYDRDTPDRWHNIARCVGGKSAEQVRRHYELLEKDIMQIENGQVPLPNYKATESRAYANEHRRLKNLKLQ, encoded by the exons ATGGCCTCCTGGACTGCAAGGCAAAACAAGAAGTTCGAAGAGGCTTTGGCTTTATACGACAGGGACACTCCTGACCGCTGGCATAACATTGCCAGGTGTGTAGGTGGAAAATCAGCAGAGCAAGTAAGGAGGCACTATGAGCTGCTTGAGAAGGATATCATGCAAATTGAAAATGGCCAAGTACCTTTACCCAATTACAAAGCCACTGAAAGCAGAGCTTATGCCAATGAACATAG GCGTCTGAAGAACCTGAAGCTACAGTGA
- the LOC132033209 gene encoding protein RADIALIS-like 6, which yields MASWTARQNKKFEEALALNDQETPDRWHNIAKCVGGKSAEEVRRHYELLVKDIMQIENGQVPLPNYKAAESNSRGYANEHRRLKNLKLQ from the coding sequence ATGGCTTCCTGGACTGCAAGGCAAAACAAGAAGTTCGAAGAGGCTTTGGCTTTAAATGACCAGGAAACTCCTGATCGCTGGCATAACATTGCCAAGTGTGTAGGTGGAAAATCAGCGGAAGAAGTGAGGAGGCACTATGAGCTCCTTGTTAAGGATATTATGCAAATTGAAAATGGTCAAGTACCTTTACCAAATTACAAAGCTGCTGAAAGCAATAGCAGAGGTTATGCCAATGAACATAG